Below is a window of Acidobacteriota bacterium DNA.
GCTTGCAGCAAGATGCTCCCCATCTTGCCAAGTCCCACAATGGCCAAGCGGCTGTCGATTGGGCGGTCCATTGCTGGATCTTACCTGATCCCCTGCTCGTCGGGCGCAGTCTGGGCAACGCTGCTGGCGAGAAAGCCTTGCAAGTCTTTTGCCTTGGCGCAGATGGAGGCGCTGTCCCAGGCGTCCTCCAGCGCATCGACTTCGCGCCTGGAAAGCTGCCAGGAAAGAGGGCCCTCGTAATCCTGAGCCGGCTGAAAGACCACGTTCTTCAGCCTGACGTTGATTCCCCTTTGACGGAAAATCGCCTGCCAGCGGTCAAGGAACCGCTGAACCGAAATGCGGTTGCGTTCGAAAGCGGCCCCGCTGCGGATATTGAGAATGCCGAAGACAGGACCCAGCAAGGCCGCACGGATCGAGCTGATATTGGAATCGCTGAGCGGATCGTCGGGAGCCGACGCACGCAGCTGCACGACGGCTACCTTTTCGAATTCGAGTCCCGAGTTTGGTTCAAGTCGAGCCTCCATGATCGTGTTGAGCCAGTCGAGAGCCGACGCCACACCATAATTGTCGTAGTAGCCGCCGTCGATCATGCTGTGCGAATAGCCGCAAGGTTGATTGTCTTCGCAGGCCTTGACGGGCTGGCCCACACCCCGAAAACGCGCCGCCGGGCTGATGTAAGGGAAGGTGGCGGAGAGCCGGGCGGCCGTCCACAGACTCAAGTCGGTTTGCGTTTCTCCTTCAAGGTACTCTGGCAAGGTGAATCCGCGTCTCTGATCTTCCCCGAAGAGAGCGTTGGCCGCATCTGCCTCCTCCCACTTTTTGATGGGCGTGATCATCACACGCCGTCCCGATTCCATCGCGGTGGCGTTAAGGATGAAGGCCGGCAGGCTGCCTTCCCGGATGCCGTCTCTGAAGCCGGACATACGTGGATGATCGAAGAAATTGGAAAAGTCCATATTCTCCCGGACTACCTGGTCCTCCAGCCACCTGCTGGTGGCAATGCGATGCCATTCCTCCTCCAGCATCCATCCCCGGTCGTCGTCGACATCGTAGAGAGGGCCGAGGAGCAGTTCCGGAATGTCGTAATAGGCGAATCCGTAAGCCACGGCGCCCAGGGCCGGGGCCACGCTCTTGGCGCGGATTTCGGCCAGCGATTGATGCTGGCTGAGACCGTGGAGGTAGAAAGCGGTCCCGACGGACCCTCCTGAGACACCGCTGATGAGCCGGATTTCCTTCCGCAGGTCAGCCCGGCCAGCGTAATCGGTGTCCTCGCCTTTACAGTCCCAGCCGTTGATGAGACGGTCCAGGGCCAGCGTGGTCCAGCCGGCGGCCAGAATACCCCCTCCCGTTGAGCTTACGACCACCAGGTTTTTGTTGGGGGTCTTGCGGGCCACTTCAACCGCCGAAAGCGGCGGCCCTTCGTCCTCGAGTCCCGAGTAGACGGCGGGACGGCGCGTCAGCCCTGAAATGAGGATGAGCACAAGCAAACCCAAGACGGGCGATATCCTGAAGCGTCCGAGATGGTACTGCAGGCCGGCCAAGACCCAGATCAGGAGCATCATCAGCACATAGAGGAAAAAAACCGCCGGCAAGTCGGATGCCCACCCACAGCCCGGACGGTAGAGAAAGTAGAACAGGCCCAGGACCAGCACCAGCAGAACGACCACAGTCGTGGAAAAGAAGTGGACAGGCTGTACTTGCGAGTCCTTCTTGTGGAAGTTGGCATTCCTCTCCTCGGGCGTCGCCCCGGGAAAAATCCAATAGAGGTGCAACCCGCGGGCAAGTGATGAAAAGATCCTTAGAAGCAGATTGAAAAAGCCGGTCAAGGGAGCGTCTTGGCGGATTTTGGAAGGCCAATGAAAGAACACAAGCGGTCTGAAGGCAGGTGATGCCAAGCGGGTTGAGAGAACGCTGCAGAGGAGAACTGAAAAGGCGGCTAGAGCGCCTATTGCTATCGCCAGGATGCAGAGAATCGTCGATGTCGCCGCATGCTCGATCATCACCCAGATGGTTGGCACGGCCAGCAGGCAGTAGAAGAGAAACTGCAAGAAGTGCACCGGCACCGAAAAGAACCACTCCAGAAAGCGGGGAGGATGAGTGTTGGGGTCGACCAGGATCCCATCGGATACTATCCCTTGAGCCACCATTAAGGACCACATGCTCAGCAGCACCGCGAAAGCGACCCATGTGATCCCCCAGAAGCCGAACTCATGGAACAGGTTTCCCAGCACGCTGTAGAGAAACCAGCCTTTGTTGCCGGCAAAAGGCAGATAGGTGAGAAACAAGAGCAGCAGGAATAAGTACTTGTTGGCGGAAAGGAGTGCCATCGCTCCTCGCCACCTGTCTGCGAAAAAGATCTCGTCTTCGCCCTCATGGGTCTTTTTAGCCATCGGATCCTTCCCTCCTGTTCAGGTTGGTGTAGGTAAGGTCTATTATTAGGACGGACGTGGACAGAGAATTCCTCAGCGATCGCTGAGTATCTCCCAGGCCTGCTTTAGGCTGTTTCAGGACGCGAACCGTGTCCTCATCTTGCAGGCTGCTTGCGTTTCTACCCCTCCCAGCCGTTGATGAGGGTTTCGCGCAGGTCGAAGCCGAAGGCGCGGTCGCTGACGGCGATGATGGGGGCGCCTTGCAGGCGCTTGAAGACGGAGCGGTTGAGGAGGCCGAAAAGGTGGCGGCAGAGCCGTTCGAAGCTCTCGGCGTCGTAACGGTCGTAGACGTCCTCGGGGTATTGGTTGGGATCGAGTTCCCGCTTTTGGAAGAGCTCAACCAGTTCGCCGGGACTATAGGTGCGCTCCACGCAGTCTTCCACCACGGGACCTACCACGTCGTATTCGAAGGGATCGCTTTGCCCTTCGGCCAGTTCCGCCGAAGGCACGGCTTGGAGGATGCTGTTGGGAATCACTTCGCGTCCGAAGCGGCGGTTGACGTAATGGGAGACGCGGTAGACGTCGGGCTTTGTAAGGTCTCCGAGAACCGCGAGGCCGCCCGCCATGTCTCCGTAGAGGGTGGCGTAGCCCAGAGCGATCTCGGTAGCGTTGCCGTTGGAGAGCAGCAGCGCGCCAGAATCGTTGGACTCCATCATCATCACCAGTCCGCGCAGGCGCGACTGGGCGTTCTCGCGGGTCACGCTGCGCTGGATGGGGTGGGCATGCTCTTCGAATTGGCGGCACACCGTCTCGTACATCTCTTCGATGGGCAGAACCTTGTACTCGGCGCCCAGGTTGCGGGCCAGCTCGGCCGCCGCATCGCGTGTCGCCCGGCTGTTGAAACGGGTGGGAAGGTTGTAGAGCTTGACGTTTTCCGGTCCCATGGCCTGGCAGGCGATGACGGCGCCCAAAGCCGAATCGATTCCCCCTGAGATGGGTTCGATAACGCGCTCAAAGCCCAGTTTCCGGCAGTAATCGCCCACTCCCAAGACCAAGGCTTCGAAGATTTCCTGCTCGCGTTCGAACTTGGGAGGTTCGACCGGCTCGGCCAACCCGTCCTTGAAAGTGACCGAGGCCTGGGCTTTCTGAAAGGAAGGCATGGCCAGAGCCAGGCGTCCCTGGCTGTCATAGGCGCGGCTTGAGCCGTCGAACATGATCAGGTTTTTGCCGTTGTCGCCGGCGCCCACGGTGTTGACGTAGACGATGGGATGGCCCGTGCACTCTCGCTGGCGGCGCACCAGGTCGCGGCGGCGGAAGCGCTTGCCGTCCTGGCGTCCCGGCGTGGAGGCCACGAAGGGACTGGCGTTGATGACCACCAGCAGGCGGGCGCCTTTCTCGCAGAGCAGGCGCGAGGGCTTGAATTCGTATCCCTCGTCCCAGATGTCCTCGCAGATGAGCACGCCCACGGTCATCTCGCCGCCCTCAACCCGGATGGAGACGGGATCAGCCTGGCGCCCGGCCTCGAAATAGCGCTTGTCTTCGAAATAGCGGTAGGAGGGGAGCAGGCGCTTGTGGACGATCTGCAGCAGCTTGCCGTCCTGCATGACGGCGGCGGCGTTGTAGCGGATCCAGCAGCCGTCGGGTCCGCGGCGGGCGGTGTCGAAGTCGATGAATCCGACGACGGCGGCGATGCCCTGTGTGGCCGGAAGCAGTTCGTCCAAGAGGATGCGCTTGTTCTGCTTGAGAAAGCTGCGGTTGGCCAGCAGCTTCTCGTCCAGGCAGTAGCCGGTCAGGCACAGTTCGGGCGTGGCCACCAGGTCGGCGCCCTCGCGGCGGGCCTT
It encodes the following:
- a CDS encoding patatin-like phospholipase family protein, translated to MAKKTHEGEDEIFFADRWRGAMALLSANKYLFLLLLFLTYLPFAGNKGWFLYSVLGNLFHEFGFWGITWVAFAVLLSMWSLMVAQGIVSDGILVDPNTHPPRFLEWFFSVPVHFLQFLFYCLLAVPTIWVMIEHAATSTILCILAIAIGALAAFSVLLCSVLSTRLASPAFRPLVFFHWPSKIRQDAPLTGFFNLLLRIFSSLARGLHLYWIFPGATPEERNANFHKKDSQVQPVHFFSTTVVVLLVLVLGLFYFLYRPGCGWASDLPAVFFLYVLMMLLIWVLAGLQYHLGRFRISPVLGLLVLILISGLTRRPAVYSGLEDEGPPLSAVEVARKTPNKNLVVVSSTGGGILAAGWTTLALDRLINGWDCKGEDTDYAGRADLRKEIRLISGVSGGSVGTAFYLHGLSQHQSLAEIRAKSVAPALGAVAYGFAYYDIPELLLGPLYDVDDDRGWMLEEEWHRIATSRWLEDQVVRENMDFSNFFDHPRMSGFRDGIREGSLPAFILNATAMESGRRVMITPIKKWEEADAANALFGEDQRRGFTLPEYLEGETQTDLSLWTAARLSATFPYISPAARFRGVGQPVKACEDNQPCGYSHSMIDGGYYDNYGVASALDWLNTIMEARLEPNSGLEFEKVAVVQLRASAPDDPLSDSNISSIRAALLGPVFGILNIRSGAAFERNRISVQRFLDRWQAIFRQRGINVRLKNVVFQPAQDYEGPLSWQLSRREVDALEDAWDSASICAKAKDLQGFLASSVAQTAPDEQGIR
- the nadE gene encoding NAD(+) synthase; the protein is MRIKVSLAQINPKSGDLSGNTGIIRSAFEKARREGADLVATPELCLTGYCLDEKLLANRSFLKQNKRILLDELLPATQGIAAVVGFIDFDTARRGPDGCWIRYNAAAVMQDGKLLQIVHKRLLPSYRYFEDKRYFEAGRQADPVSIRVEGGEMTVGVLICEDIWDEGYEFKPSRLLCEKGARLLVVINASPFVASTPGRQDGKRFRRRDLVRRQRECTGHPIVYVNTVGAGDNGKNLIMFDGSSRAYDSQGRLALAMPSFQKAQASVTFKDGLAEPVEPPKFEREQEIFEALVLGVGDYCRKLGFERVIEPISGGIDSALGAVIACQAMGPENVKLYNLPTRFNSRATRDAAAELARNLGAEYKVLPIEEMYETVCRQFEEHAHPIQRSVTRENAQSRLRGLVMMMESNDSGALLLSNGNATEIALGYATLYGDMAGGLAVLGDLTKPDVYRVSHYVNRRFGREVIPNSILQAVPSAELAEGQSDPFEYDVVGPVVEDCVERTYSPGELVELFQKRELDPNQYPEDVYDRYDAESFERLCRHLFGLLNRSVFKRLQGAPIIAVSDRAFGFDLRETLINGWEG